In the Rhizobium sp. CB3090 genome, one interval contains:
- the pstS gene encoding phosphate ABC transporter substrate-binding protein PstS encodes MSVSASAADITGAGSSFIAPVLSKWAEGYKAATNNVVNYQSVGSGAGIKQLLDKTIVFGASDKPMSDADLEKNGIAQFPMISGGIVVSYNIEGVKPGELVLDGKTLSDIFLGKIAKWDDAAIKALNPELKLPSTAISVVYRADSSGTTFNFTDYLSKVSPEWKEKVGSNTAVEWPVGFGAKGSEGVSTTVNQTAGSISYVEYSYVVANHIGFAKMKNAAGKVIEPSLDTFKAAASNADWAHAKNFNLIITNQPGEKSWPIAASTWVMLYKKPADAAKNEEALKFFKWAYENGQKDATALSYLAVPDNVAEVVEKSWKQDFGTK; translated from the coding sequence ATGTCCGTCTCGGCCTCTGCTGCCGACATCACGGGCGCCGGCTCGAGCTTCATCGCGCCGGTTCTGTCCAAGTGGGCCGAAGGCTATAAGGCTGCGACGAACAATGTCGTCAACTACCAGTCGGTCGGTTCGGGCGCCGGCATCAAGCAGCTCCTTGACAAGACCATCGTGTTCGGCGCTTCGGATAAGCCGATGAGCGACGCTGACCTCGAGAAGAACGGCATTGCCCAGTTCCCGATGATCTCCGGCGGCATCGTCGTTTCCTACAACATTGAAGGCGTAAAGCCGGGCGAACTCGTTCTCGACGGCAAGACGCTGAGCGACATCTTCCTCGGCAAGATCGCCAAGTGGGACGATGCGGCCATCAAGGCCCTCAACCCCGAGCTGAAGCTGCCTTCCACGGCAATCTCCGTCGTTTATCGCGCCGACAGCTCGGGCACGACCTTCAACTTCACCGATTACCTGTCGAAGGTTTCGCCGGAGTGGAAGGAAAAGGTCGGCTCGAACACGGCGGTTGAATGGCCGGTCGGCTTCGGCGCCAAGGGTTCCGAAGGCGTTTCCACCACTGTCAACCAGACGGCTGGTTCGATCTCCTACGTTGAATATTCTTACGTCGTCGCCAACCACATCGGTTTCGCGAAGATGAAGAACGCTGCCGGCAAGGTTATCGAGCCGAGCCTCGACACCTTCAAGGCTGCTGCTTCCAACGCAGATTGGGCGCATGCCAAGAACTTCAACCTGATCATCACCAATCAGCCGGGCGAAAAGAGCTGGCCGATTGCAGCTTCGACCTGGGTTATGCTCTACAAGAAACCGGCCGATGCTGCTAAGAACGAAGAGGCTCTGAAGTTCTTCAAGTGGGCCTATGAGAACGGCCAGAAGGACGCGACGGCCCTGTCGTATCTCGCGGTCCCGGACAATGTTGCAGAGGTTGTCGAGAAGTCCTGGAAGCAGGACTTCGGCACGAAATAA
- the pstC gene encoding phosphate ABC transporter permease subunit PstC: MADATQTAGFQALDTTAATRKFRMQDRIFYFMTLGSATLVVLLLLAILAVLVIDALPTFQTFGFSFLWGTKWSAPVDIYGAVPAVVGTLVSSIIAMLISIPLGIGIAIFLTELCPGSLRRPISTAIELLAGVPSIIYGIVGLFILVPLMQNYVLPFLMMTIGQVPLIGLLFQPPAPGVGLLTASLVLAVMILPFITAISRDVFSTVPPMLRESAYGMGMTTWEVARHILIPYTRRGLVGGIMLGLGRALGETMAVTFVVGSVSRLQSSIISPSTTISAQIANNFGDADGLQLSSLIALGLLLFVLSFCVLAVARWMIGRGDSL, encoded by the coding sequence ATGGCTGATGCGACTCAGACGGCTGGCTTCCAGGCTCTGGATACCACCGCCGCCACCAGAAAATTCCGGATGCAGGATCGGATTTTCTATTTTATGACGCTTGGCTCGGCTACTCTTGTCGTGCTTCTGCTGTTGGCAATTCTTGCCGTTCTTGTCATCGATGCCTTGCCAACCTTCCAGACCTTCGGGTTTTCGTTCCTCTGGGGTACCAAGTGGAGTGCTCCAGTCGATATCTATGGTGCCGTGCCTGCCGTGGTCGGTACGCTGGTGAGTTCGATCATTGCCATGCTGATTTCCATTCCGCTCGGCATCGGCATCGCCATCTTCCTCACGGAACTCTGCCCCGGCAGCCTGCGTCGTCCGATCAGCACGGCCATCGAGCTTCTGGCCGGCGTTCCCTCCATTATCTACGGCATCGTCGGTCTGTTTATTCTCGTGCCGTTGATGCAGAACTATGTCCTGCCCTTCCTTATGATGACGATAGGCCAGGTGCCGTTGATCGGCCTGCTGTTCCAGCCGCCGGCGCCGGGCGTCGGCCTGCTGACGGCAAGCCTCGTGCTGGCCGTCATGATCCTGCCGTTCATCACCGCGATCTCCCGCGACGTGTTCAGCACCGTGCCGCCGATGCTGCGTGAATCCGCTTACGGCATGGGCATGACCACATGGGAAGTGGCTCGCCACATCCTCATCCCCTATACGCGTCGCGGCCTTGTCGGCGGCATCATGCTCGGCCTCGGCCGCGCGCTTGGCGAAACCATGGCTGTCACCTTCGTTGTAGGCTCGGTTAGCCGTCTGCAATCGTCGATCATCTCGCCGTCAACTACCATTTCCGCCCAGATCGCGAACAACTTCGGCGATGCCGACGGTCTGCAATTGTCGAGCTTGATTGCGCTCGGCCTGCTTCTGTTCGTCCTTTCCTTCTGCGTGCTTGCAGTGGCGAGATGGATGATCGGCCGTGGCGATTCGCTCTGA
- the pstA gene encoding phosphate ABC transporter permease PstA: MENAIRQNLVSRRYAKNRVMMALSFLAAILGIFFLSVILVTLLYRGVSALSLDVFTMSIPAQGSRGGLINAIYGTVLVTGCAILIAAPIGILAGTYLVEYANGTKLAEAAKFINDILLSAPSIIIGVFVYGLVVVPMHGNSAIAGILALALIALPVVNRTTQDMLLLVPNALREATAALGAPRWKSMMMVIYRSAWTGILTGILLAVARISGETAPLLFTAGYSKFMNAGLTGPIATLPVAINTLAADAGEDLKQLAWAGALIITVAILALNILARVLSGRRQ, encoded by the coding sequence ATGGAAAATGCAATTCGTCAGAATCTTGTGTCGAGGCGGTATGCAAAGAACCGGGTGATGATGGCCTTGTCCTTCCTCGCGGCCATTCTCGGCATATTCTTTCTCAGCGTGATCCTTGTAACCCTGCTTTATCGCGGCGTATCGGCTCTCAGCCTCGACGTGTTCACCATGTCGATCCCAGCCCAGGGCTCGCGCGGCGGCCTGATCAACGCAATCTACGGCACTGTGCTGGTCACGGGCTGCGCCATCCTGATCGCTGCGCCGATCGGCATTCTCGCCGGCACCTATCTGGTGGAATATGCCAACGGCACCAAGCTTGCCGAGGCTGCCAAGTTCATCAACGACATCCTGCTCTCCGCACCGTCGATCATCATCGGTGTGTTCGTCTACGGCCTCGTGGTCGTGCCCATGCACGGCAACTCTGCCATCGCCGGCATCCTCGCGCTGGCGCTGATCGCCCTTCCGGTCGTCAACCGCACGACGCAGGACATGCTGTTGCTGGTGCCAAATGCGCTCCGTGAGGCGACCGCTGCGCTCGGCGCGCCGCGCTGGAAATCCATGATGATGGTGATCTACCGTTCCGCCTGGACGGGCATCCTCACGGGCATCCTGCTGGCTGTCGCCCGTATCAGCGGCGAAACCGCGCCGCTTCTCTTCACGGCCGGTTACAGCAAATTCATGAATGCAGGCCTGACCGGTCCGATCGCCACGCTGCCGGTTGCCATCAATACGCTCGCCGCCGATGCCGGCGAGGATCTCAAACAACTTGCCTGGGCCGGCGCGCTGATCATCACCGTTGCCATCCTTGCCCTCAACATCCTTGCCCGTGTCTTGAGTGGGCGCCGCCAGTGA
- the pstB gene encoding phosphate ABC transporter ATP-binding protein PstB, which translates to MNMSDSNFQSVNAQPGKDAVSQSGLGTLAKLEVKNLDFTYQNGHRVLKGVNMNIRKNAVTAFIGPSGCGKSTLLRTFNRMYDLYPGQTVSGEIRLDGRNILAKDVDLNDLRAKVGMVFQKPTPFPMSIYENVAFGIRLYEKISKAEMDVRVEAALTETALWSEVKEKLHQSGLGLSGGQQQRLCIARAIALRPEVLLLDEPTSALDPISTAKVEELVSQLKGEFTIVIVTHNMQQASRISDSTAFMYLGELIEYGPTEQIFQAPKVKRTEDYITGRYG; encoded by the coding sequence ATGAACATGAGCGACAGCAATTTCCAGAGCGTCAACGCACAGCCGGGGAAGGACGCCGTTTCCCAGTCAGGTCTCGGCACGCTCGCGAAACTTGAGGTGAAGAACCTCGATTTCACCTATCAGAACGGCCATCGCGTTCTGAAGGGTGTGAATATGAACATCCGCAAAAATGCGGTTACGGCCTTCATCGGCCCTTCGGGTTGCGGTAAGTCCACGCTGCTGCGCACCTTCAACCGGATGTATGATCTCTATCCAGGCCAGACGGTTTCGGGTGAGATTCGGCTGGACGGACGCAATATTCTCGCCAAGGACGTCGATCTGAACGATTTGCGCGCCAAGGTCGGCATGGTGTTCCAGAAGCCCACGCCATTCCCGATGTCGATCTATGAAAACGTCGCTTTCGGCATCCGCCTTTATGAGAAGATCTCCAAGGCGGAAATGGACGTCCGCGTCGAAGCGGCGCTGACGGAAACAGCGTTGTGGAGTGAAGTGAAGGAAAAGCTGCACCAGAGCGGACTTGGCCTTTCCGGCGGCCAGCAGCAGCGTCTCTGCATCGCCCGCGCCATCGCTCTGCGTCCGGAAGTTCTGCTTCTCGACGAGCCGACCTCGGCTCTCGACCCGATCTCGACCGCCAAGGTCGAAGAATTGGTATCGCAGTTGAAGGGCGAGTTCACGATCGTCATCGTCACGCACAACATGCAGCAGGCAAGCCGCATCTCCGACAGCACCGCCTTCATGTATCTCGGCGAGCTGATCGAATACGGCCCGACCGAACAGATTTTCCAGGCGCCGAAGGTCAAGCGCACGGAAGATTACATCACCGGCCGTTACGGCTGA